The Gemmatimonadota bacterium region CGACCGGGAGGGCGACCGGTGGTCCGGCCAGATGGCGTTTCCCGGGGGACGCTGGGGGCCGGAAGATCCGGATCTGTTGGCAACCGCCATTCGCGAGACCATGGAAGAAGTCGGGGTCGACCTCAGTGCGGCCCGGTTGCTCGGCCAATGCGATGATTCAGCTCCTCGGTCGCAGGCCTTGCCGCCGGTGATTGTCAGGCCCTTCGTCTTCCAGCTCGGCTCCCGAGCCGCCATTGTTCCCAACCATGAGGTGGCGGGCGCGGAATGGACCGCGATCGACCAGCTGCTTCAGCCCGGGGTCTACCGGCCATTCGAGTTTGAGGCCCAGGGGATCAAGATGCTGCTGCCGGGCTACCACCTTCCGCAGGGGGTGGTCTGGGGCATGACCGAGCGGATCTTGACCCCCCTGCTCTTGTTGGGTTCGTGAGCGTTGGTCCCACCTTACTCTTGACGA contains the following coding sequences:
- a CDS encoding CoA pyrophosphatase is translated as MNARGGAGPDRVARIAGALRTRAPATVEDPARRLAAVAVILVPDPDAVLLIRRADREGDRWSGQMAFPGGRWGPEDPDLLATAIRETMEEVGVDLSAARLLGQCDDSAPRSQALPPVIVRPFVFQLGSRAAIVPNHEVAGAEWTAIDQLLQPGVYRPFEFEAQGIKMLLPGYHLPQGVVWGMTERILTPLLLLGS